GACGATTCTTTCCGTTCCCGTGACCGCCGGAATGACCGGAGCGACGATTTCCGAGGTCGCCGCGAAGGTGGTTTTCAGCGCCGTGAAGGCGGTTTTGGAGGCGACCGCCGTGAGGGAGGATTCCAGCGTCGTGAAGGCGGTTTCAATAGGGATCGTCGCGAGGGAGGTTTCCAACGCCGTGAAGGTGGTTTTGGGGGTGACCGTCACGAGGGAGGTTTCCAACGCCGTGAAGGTGGTTTTGGGGGTGACCGTCACGAGGGAGGTTTCCAGCGTCGTGAAGGTGGTTTTAGAGGAGATCGTCGCGAGGGAGGTTTCCAACGCCGTGAAGGTGGTTTTAGAGGAGATCGTCGCGAGGGAGGTTTCCAACGCCGTGAAGGTGGTTTTGGGGGTGACCGTCGCGAGGGAGGTTTCCAGCGTCGTGAAGGCGGTTTTGGAGGAAATCGTCGCGAGGGAGGTTTCCAGCGTCGTGAAGGCGGTTTCGGAGGTGACCGTCGTGAAGGAGGTTTCCAGCGTCGTGAAGGCGGTTTTGGAGGAAATCGTCGTGAGGGAGGTTTCCAGCGTCGTGAAGGCGGCTTTGGAGGTGACCGTCGTGAAGGAGGTTTCCAGCGTCGTGAAGGCGGCTTTGGAGGCAACCGTCGTGAGGGAGGCTTCCAGCGTCGTGAAGGTGGTTTTGGAGGCGAACGCCGTGAAGGTGGCTTCCAGCGCCGCGAAGGAGGATTCCGCAAGCCCGGCTTCGGAGGCAGATTCTCCGGCGGTTTTTCCCGCGGAGGCAGAGGACGTTAATCATTTACTTGTGCCGGTATGAAGAGACATTGCAGATGGTGGTTCCTTGCCGGATTATGCGCGCTGTGCCTGGCACAGCCTTCTCTTCAGGCATCTCCTGTCCCTCCTTCTCCGGTTTCCGCCGGAGAAGGAGATTTTGACTCCTATCTGGCCGGGCTCAGGGAGAAAGCCCTGAACGGAGACGCAGATGCGGCCAAACAACTGGTCGTGCATTATGAGGTGTCCGGCAATGTGCCGGAAACTTCCCGATGGATGAATCAGTACGTTTCCCTGACGGAGAAGGCGGCCGATGCCGGGAACGTGTCTGCCATGCTGGACCTGGGCAAGCTGTTTTACACCGGCAGCCGTCTTTATCCCAAGAATATGGAGAAGGCCCGGTTCTGGTTTACCCGCGCCGCAGACAGCGGCAATGCGGATGCCCAGTATCAGACGGCGGCGATGATTTCCAAGGGCATGGGAGGGCTCCGGGACGAGGCCCTGGCCACCAGCTATTATGAAAAGGCCCTCCATTCCTGGCAGAAGGAGGCGGAAGCGGGCGATCCCAAGGCCGCCCTGTGGGTGGGCCTTCTTTATGAAAGGAAGCTAGTACCCGGCAGTTCCCCGGAGAAGTCCGTTCCCTGGCTGACACGTGCGGCTGAGCACGGCAACCTGACAGCCCAGGGTCTGCTTGGCTTCAAGTACCGGGACGGCCTCGGCGTGCCCCGGGATGCGAATTGGGCCGTGCAATGGTTTGAAAAGGCCGCGCAGCAAAAGGATTTGGGAGCTGTCATGGAACTGGGCATCATGTACCGGGACGGCAAGTATGTGCCCCGGGACATGGAGAAGGCCCGCAAATGGTTTGAGAAGGGGGCGGAGTGGAAGGACCCGTACAGCATGGCCGCCCTGGCGGATATGCTCATGGAAGATTCCCCGTCCGGGGAGCATGCCGCCCGTGCTTTAGCTTTGTACCGGGAGGCCGCCGCCATCGGCTATGCTCCCGCGGCCCTGAAGGCGGCGGAACTGCTTCAGAACGGCAAGGGCGGGGAATTGGATGCTGATGAAGCGTACAGGCTTCTGCGCCGTGTCGTGGATGCTACGGGAAATCCCAAGGGCATGTACATGCTGGCCCAGCTTTATTACGCCAGGGGGGATGAGGCCCAGGGAGATTCCCTGATGAAAGCTTCCGCCCAGGCGGCCTATCTGCCTGCCATGAATCGCATGGCGCGCCTGCATCTGCTCCCGGACAGTTCCCTGGCCTGGAATCCTGTACTGTCTTATTATTATTGGAGCCAGGCCGGAGAATTGGGCGACGAAGGGGCGGCATCCGCCGCATCCTGGCTTCTGTGGGGCAGTTTGGCGGTGCTTTCCCTGGTGATTTTCCTCGTGGTCTGGCGTTTTCACCGTTTTGCCGTCAGGAGGCTTGCAGAACAGCAAAAGCAGGAACAGGCTGGGAGCGATGACGCATGAAGCGTATTATGAAGTTCCACATTGAAATAAATCTGTTAAAAATATTGTATCTTCCATGATGAATACACTAGCTATTTTCGGTCTGGGAACTCCGGAGATCATCGCCATTCTGGTGATCGTCTTTCTGCTGTTCGGAGCCAAGAAACTTCCGGAATTCGCCCGTGGACTGGGCAAGAGCCTGGGAGAGTTCAAGAAGGCCAAATCCGAGTTTGAGGAGGAGTTGTTGAAGACGGAAAAGGAAGCCATGTCCGATTCCTCCGCTTCCAAGCCGGAATCCAGGCCTTCTCCGGAACTTTCCCAGCCCATTGATGTGGAAGCGGAAAAACCGGAGGAAACCAATCAGGAAGGGAAGTAGATTTTCATTCAGTAGAAAATTTGAGCAGGCGGGATTTTTTCCCGCCTTTTTTGTCGGCCTTTCCCATGCCTTTCCATAGCTAGCAGACTGTACCGATTTCGATATTCCGCGATTGAGTCCAGGGAGTATCCTTTGCAGCATGTTCTGCTTGATCAGGGGCAACCTTTTAAAAATGAAATCTATGAGCAGGAAACCGGACCCTGTATGTCTGGCAACATGGTGTCCTGTGAAATTGATGTAAACTCATTTGTAGGGAGCCGACGATTATCTGAAGAAGGTGAGAACGCAGAGGGTATTCTTTATCATTGTTTAAAAGCATCTCCATAAAGATGAAGGTGAAATCATACTATCCCGTGCTGGCTTCATGGATCATTACATTGCTTTTCTGTGGAACAAACATGGGAGTCCGTTTTTATGGTTTTCCGAAATGGATGGACTTAAGCAACTTGTCTGAATTGGCCACGGTGTTTTTTGGGTTAATAATACTGGGAGGACCTATTCTTAGTTTGTTGTGGGGAGTAGGCGGACTCATTGAAAATAAAGAGAAAAAAGATTTCATCATAGCTCTGGTTTTGTCTGTTTTATGGTTTCTTCCATTTTTGATTGTCTTTGCTCTTGGACTTTCATGAGGAGCCAACAGCATTGTTGCCAGGCTGTTCTCTTATTTCTGTGAGAACAGTTTTTGTTTTTCCTTAGTCTGGGATTATCCTATGGGTATGAGATTTTTTTTGAGGAACATGCCGTGTACGCATGAAGAATTGTGCTGGATGAAAATCGATGCGGGAAACTTGAAATTGTGCGCATGAACAGATGAAATTCATTATCCCGGAAGGCATTGATTTCTTGCGTTGGACGGGGGCTTGTTGTACACATGTTTTAATGAAAATTCATTTTTGCGGCGCGGCAGGTACGACGACGGGGTCCCAGCATTTGCTGGAGGTGAACGGGAGCAGAATTCTTCTGGATTGCGGCATGTATCAGGGCAGGCGCGAGGAAGCGTGGCACATCAACAAGGATTTTCCGTATTTTTCTCCGGCAGATGTGGACGTGGTGATTCTTTCCCATGCGCACATCGACCATTCCGGGAACCTTCCCAATCTGGTGAAGA
This genomic stretch from Akkermansia biwaensis harbors:
- the tatA gene encoding Sec-independent protein translocase subunit TatA/TatB; its protein translation is MMNTLAIFGLGTPEIIAILVIVFLLFGAKKLPEFARGLGKSLGEFKKAKSEFEEELLKTEKEAMSDSSASKPESRPSPELSQPIDVEAEKPEETNQEGK
- a CDS encoding tetratricopeptide repeat protein, translating into MKRHCRWWFLAGLCALCLAQPSLQASPVPPSPVSAGEGDFDSYLAGLREKALNGDADAAKQLVVHYEVSGNVPETSRWMNQYVSLTEKAADAGNVSAMLDLGKLFYTGSRLYPKNMEKARFWFTRAADSGNADAQYQTAAMISKGMGGLRDEALATSYYEKALHSWQKEAEAGDPKAALWVGLLYERKLVPGSSPEKSVPWLTRAAEHGNLTAQGLLGFKYRDGLGVPRDANWAVQWFEKAAQQKDLGAVMELGIMYRDGKYVPRDMEKARKWFEKGAEWKDPYSMAALADMLMEDSPSGEHAARALALYREAAAIGYAPAALKAAELLQNGKGGELDADEAYRLLRRVVDATGNPKGMYMLAQLYYARGDEAQGDSLMKASAQAAYLPAMNRMARLHLLPDSSLAWNPVLSYYYWSQAGELGDEGAASAASWLLWGSLAVLSLVIFLVVWRFHRFAVRRLAEQQKQEQAGSDDA